GAGCTTGGGTTGAGGGAAGAGAACTACCAAAAAGAACAAGTAACGCAAAAATCCACATAAACCGTGAGGGTTTCATACAATTCCTCCATGAACTGTAACTACAAGTCTGCCTAATCTTCGATAATCTCGCCGCTGAGATTGTAGGGTTTGCGCTTGGCCTCCTTGCTGAAACGTATTCCAGTGAATAAATTAATATTCCTAACTATTACGCCATAGCCAGCAGCAAAAGTCAATATTTTCTTAATAATATGACTAGAATAAGTCATATCAGCATGATTAGGCTAGACTTGTAGCACGATGGGGGTTGGAGTTTAACGCAGAGGCGCAGAGCGATATGAGGGGTCAGGATTCAGGGGTCAGAGGCCTGAAAGATGCTATTCAAGCTGGCCCCTGACCTCTGATCCCTAGCCCCTTTGTGCGCTTTGTGTTCTTCGTGGTTAAAAACTTAAAAATGCAGTTAAGCTGCTGCGATCTTGCTGCTTTTTTGCTACAGCTGCTTACAGGGGTTTGCTACACTTGGCTTAGGCCAATTCGGCTATAATCAGCATAAGCGTTGAAATACGCTTGTAGTTCGTGTAGGAGACTCATTGTGGAAAGACGTTTTCGGCGTTTGATGCAGGTTTTATTGGTTTGTATGCTTGCCATGCTGTTGGTTCCTCAACCATATTCGCTGGCTGCCCAACCAAACCAAACCAAACCAAACCAAACCAAACCAATCCAATCCAATCCAAACCAAACCAATCCAATCCAATCCAATCCAATCCAACATGATGCCGATTGATCCGATCAGTTGTAGCATTGTGCCAGCAACGACCTATCCGCCACGGATCTATGCCCCGTTTGCGATGGGCACAAGTGGCTCGACGATTGTGGCCCAACTTGAACAGCCTAGCTATCAATTTAATGAAACGCTTGGCACTGCAACCATGAATGTGTTGCTCAGCGATGCCTCGGCAATTGAAGTGCGTGTGCCCTATGAATTTAGTGCTGGTACAGCTAGTGTTGGTAGCGACTACAGCGCAATTAATGGCACATTGGTGTTTAGTCCAGGCGAAACCAGTAAATCAATCAGCTTGAGCTTCATTAATGATACGACCGCTGAATCAGGCGAATATCTCTATCTCCGATTGCTAGAACCAACCAATGCGCGGCTTGAATTTCGTGGAGCAACCACGATTAGCATTTTAGATGACGATCAGGCGATAACCCTGCAAAGCGCCATTCAAGTATCGGCAATTCAAGCTCGGCGTGATTACCAATGGGCCTTGACTGTCACTCCAAATGATGCGCAATTGAATATTGCTGTTGGTCAAACCAAAACGGTGAGCTTCCAGGTTAATGCTGAACGCGGCAGTCTTGGTCCAACTATTTACGATATTACGGGCAGCGTGTTGGCAACCAACACGGGCAATCTTGCCGCCGATCTACAACAGGCAACAGTGCGGGTCGAATATCAAACAACCAGCAGCACTTGGGTAACCGCGACCACCGATCTGCTGCTCCAAGCGCCACAAGTGAGCTTGACCCCCAACCAGCAACAAACAATTCCGATCAACCTGAGTTTTGCATGGGCTACTGCTGATGGCAGCATGCCCGCCAATGTCAGTGCCTTACGTTTGGTGAGCAACATCAGCTTGTTTGGTGAAGCAGGCATGAGCATTGGGCCATTTCAAGCTATCCAAAGCCTAAGTTTGCCCAATCAAACCCCAACCGTTAATTATGCCACGATTCAATTGGCCCAAACGGGCAGCATCAGTCCGAGCACTGCATTTAATCTCAGTGGTGGTGGGGCAAATCATAGCGTTGGCAGCACTCCACTGACAATCCAAACCAGCTATCAAGTGACTCGTTTGAGTGCTGGCGATGCGAGCATGAGTCACTTAATTACGGCTAGCCCGATTGGGATTGGGGTGAGTGGTGAGACCCTGATTCAAGCAGCTATCACCAACGAAGTTCCTGTCGTTGAGTTTCGTGAGCTAACGCCACGCTCAGTCTATAGCAACCAAACCAACGCCTTGGAAGCACAGGTGCGCATCCGGCCTAGCCTTGGATTAAATACCAATGCGATTGATTTGGTTGAGCTTGATAGGGCAGGTAATGTACTACAAAGTTTGGCTCCCTTGTATGACGATGGGCTGCATAACGATCAACTGGCTCGTGATGGGATTTATGCGACCCAAGTTAATCAACAATGGAGTAGCACAGGCTATAAACGGTTGGCAGCCCGCGCAATATTGCTCAATGGGCAAGTCTTGCTGGATCAAGCCTTTGATCTGCATGTGCTCCCAGAGCGTCCCGAAAGCGACTGGCAAATCTACTCGTGTGTGGGGCAAGCGGCCTATCGCATGTTCAGCACAGGATTAAATCAAGGTGCGACGCTTGAGCAAGCCCAGCAACAAACCCTCGTTTGGCTGAATCAACAACCGAGTGTGGCTAGTGCCAGCCTCAACGAATCAGTGATTGACATTGACTATAGCTTTGGGTTGAGCAATGAAGTGTGGGTTGGGCATCCCAACTCGACCGTGCTTGGCAATGGCTCTGCCGTGGTTGAAACACCACCTGCAACCCACCCTGCATCACCGCTGATTGTGCAGCAAACCCCTGCCAGCGCGGCAATCTTCCCCGCAAGCAATAAGGCAATTATTCTACATTCGGTCTATACGATGGTAGGTACTGCTGATCCAAAAGTTTTGCAAGTTCAACGCCAATTAGCCAATGCAGGCTATGCCGTAACGGTAAAAATTGGAACTGAGGATGATCTTGAAACTCGCAAAACGCTTGATAGCTATGGTGTTATTTGGACAATTGGCCATGGAAATTGGCCAGAGGATGTGCTTGGACAATATACCTTCTCAACAGGTCACTTAGCAACTGAATCCGCACGGAAGAAATATGCACCCGATATTGATGCAGGAAGACTTAAGACTCGTACCGATGCAGAGGGAAATGTTTTCTACACGCGATCATCGTTCTATGAAACATACTATGCTAAGAAGATGTTTCCTAATAGTTTGTGGATAATGCTTAATTGTTCAGGGACAAAGCGTCAACATTTTGCTAATATACTTCATAATAAACGTCTTAGTGCTTTTATTGGCTTCAACGAATTAGTGCCTGCTAATACAGGACTCGATTATATTGCTCAATTTTTTGAGCAATTAACCGTAAAACGGCGGTCAGTTGATGATGCCTTGGGGGCAATTCCAAATCGTACATTTACATGGATTGATTCAGATACTGGTGAAAACGTAACTACTACATTTGGTGCATCTAGTGGATCGAATTTACAACTACGTCTAGTAAGTGGATTACGCAATGGTGATTTTGAGCTTGGCAATACGGAGGGATGGAATATCGAGGCAGGCCGACGGCTGGTTAATGTTTTCCGTGTGCCACCAGCATTTGTCTCGATTGCGGGAACCTATGGGTTGCGCTTAGGTCCAGTTAATTATCCTCCAGCCAATGGAGTTGGAACCAGTGTGGCTGGCAGTGATGGGCTTCGGCAACGGGTGGTTATCCCATTAAATAGCACCAAACTCAGCTTTGACTATGTGATGTCATCATATCTCCCTAGTAATGGATCGTTCCGCATCAAAATTTATGCAGCAAAATCCAATACCCTCCTGCTCAATCAAGTGATTCTCCAAGCGGGAACAGGCAATAACCCAACCTTTTGGCATAGCGGCCAACGCCGATTCAACCTCAACATCGGCTCATATACCAACCAAGAGATCGATATCGTGCTTGAAAATCAACAAAATGGCACAAACGATCAAGCTGTCTATATCGACAATATCAGTATTCGCTAAAGTATCGATTGTGGGCTACGGTGCTGAATTAATTTAAGCACCGTAGCTTTGCATTAGAAAGAGTTTTCCATGTATCTCGCACCGCAAACTATTAAACGAACCAATCACTTACTCACGAATCAAAATTTGCTTGG
The Herpetosiphon gulosus genome window above contains:
- a CDS encoding Calx-beta domain-containing protein, coding for MMPIDPISCSIVPATTYPPRIYAPFAMGTSGSTIVAQLEQPSYQFNETLGTATMNVLLSDASAIEVRVPYEFSAGTASVGSDYSAINGTLVFSPGETSKSISLSFINDTTAESGEYLYLRLLEPTNARLEFRGATTISILDDDQAITLQSAIQVSAIQARRDYQWALTVTPNDAQLNIAVGQTKTVSFQVNAERGSLGPTIYDITGSVLATNTGNLAADLQQATVRVEYQTTSSTWVTATTDLLLQAPQVSLTPNQQQTIPINLSFAWATADGSMPANVSALRLVSNISLFGEAGMSIGPFQAIQSLSLPNQTPTVNYATIQLAQTGSISPSTAFNLSGGGANHSVGSTPLTIQTSYQVTRLSAGDASMSHLITASPIGIGVSGETLIQAAITNEVPVVEFRELTPRSVYSNQTNALEAQVRIRPSLGLNTNAIDLVELDRAGNVLQSLAPLYDDGLHNDQLARDGIYATQVNQQWSSTGYKRLAARAILLNGQVLLDQAFDLHVLPERPESDWQIYSCVGQAAYRMFSTGLNQGATLEQAQQQTLVWLNQQPSVASASLNESVIDIDYSFGLSNEVWVGHPNSTVLGNGSAVVETPPATHPASPLIVQQTPASAAIFPASNKAIILHSVYTMVGTADPKVLQVQRQLANAGYAVTVKIGTEDDLETRKTLDSYGVIWTIGHGNWPEDVLGQYTFSTGHLATESARKKYAPDIDAGRLKTRTDAEGNVFYTRSSFYETYYAKKMFPNSLWIMLNCSGTKRQHFANILHNKRLSAFIGFNELVPANTGLDYIAQFFEQLTVKRRSVDDALGAIPNRTFTWIDSDTGENVTTTFGASSGSNLQLRLVSGLRNGDFELGNTEGWNIEAGRRLVNVFRVPPAFVSIAGTYGLRLGPVNYPPANGVGTSVAGSDGLRQRVVIPLNSTKLSFDYVMSSYLPSNGSFRIKIYAAKSNTLLLNQVILQAGTGNNPTFWHSGQRRFNLNIGSYTNQEIDIVLENQQNGTNDQAVYIDNISIR